CCGGCGGCACTGGAGGCCGGTCGCGCCGCACTGACCGGCTCCGCCGTCCCGGTCGACCAGGTCCGGTGGCTGCCACCGCTGGAACCGCCGACCGTGCGCGACTTCGTCGCGTTCGAGGAGCACGTCGACGGGGTGGTCGCCTCGGTGAGCGGCAGGAACGGGGTGGTGCCGGAGTGGTACGAGGCCCCGACGTTCTACTTCACCGACCCGCACGCGCTGGTCGGCGCGCACGACGACGTCCCAGTCCCGCCCGGTTCGCGGGAGTTCGACTTCGAGCTCGAAGTCGCCTGCGTCGTCGGGCGTGATGCGGCCTCACCGGCCCCGAACGAGGTGGAGATCTTCGGGTACACGATCTTCCACGACTGGTCCGCCCGCGACCTGCAGCGCCGGGAGATGGAGGTCGGCCTGGGCCCGGCCAAGGGCACGGACTCCGCCACCACGCTCGGTCCGTGGCTGGTCACCGCCGACGAACTCGAACCCTTCCGGGACGCCGAGGGGCTCCTCGCGCTGGAGGAGCGCGTGGCGGTCAACGGTGTCGAGGTCGGCCGGGACCTGCTGTCCAACATGGGCTGGCCGTTCGAGGAGCTGGTCGCCTACGCCGGACGCGGCACCCACGTGCGCGCCGGTGACGTGCTCGGCTCCGGCACCTGCGGGAACGGCGGGTGCCTCGCCGAGCTGTGGGGACGCAGCGGGACCCAGCAGCCCCCGCCGCTGCGGCCGGGTGACGTCGTCGAGATGACCGTCGAAGGGCTCGGCACCACCCGCAACACCGTCGTCGAGTCCGCCGCCCTACCGCCTGTGCTCCCGCCGGCACGGGTGCGCCCCCGCCACCGGGAGCGACGCCCATGACGGCGACGGGCGTCATGGGGGAGGTCGTCACCGGTGCGGGGACAGCTGCCCCACGGACCGCAGACTTCTGAGAGGAAGGCCATGTTCGAGTACTTCCCCGGCAACTACGTGTGGAACCTGGGAGTCGTCGCGGCTCTCAACAGCGGCGGTCTGATCGACGAAGTGGACCGCGCCTGCCGCCCGATCCGTGAGATCGCGAGGAAGGGCGAGGACGTCGGCACCCCGGACTTCCTCCGGGCGTGGACCGCGCTGACCGACCAGCTCGTCGCCCAGGCCGAGCTGGCCGAGCGGGACGGCCGCACGCGCACCGCCGGCCAGACGTACTTCCGCGCGACCAACTACCTGTGCCAGACCGAGCGCATGCTCGCCCGGTCCGACCCCGACCGGGTCCCGACCTACCGCCGGGTGCTCGAGCTGGCGCGGAAGTCCTTCGCGCTGCGCGACCCCCGCGTCAGCCGGGTCGAGATCCCCTACGGGGGCACCGCGCTGCCCGCCTACTACAGCCAGGCCCCGGCAGCGGACGAGGGACCGGCACCGGTGGTCGTGCTGGTCAACGGGCTGGACTCCACCAAGGAGCACATGTACACCTCCAGCCACTGGGAGGAGCTCGCCGCCCGAGGGATCTCGTGCCTGATGCTCGACCAACCCGGCACCGGGGAGTCGCTGCGGCTGCGCGGACTGACCGCCAGGATCGACGCCGAGGCGTGGGCGAGTGCCGCCGTGGACTGGTTGCAGGAGCGGCCTGAGGTCGACGCGGCCCGGATCGGGATCGTCGGGTGGTCGCTCGGTGGCTACTACGCGCCGCGGGCCGCGGCCTTCGAGGAGCGGTTCGCCTTGGTGGTGGCGTGGGGAGCCAACCACGACTGGGGCGCGGTGCAACGCCGCCGCCGCGAGCGCGAGGGCGAACGCCCGGTCCCGCACTACTGGGAACACGTGCTCTGGGTGTGGGGGCACGACGACCTCGACACCTTCCTCGACTTCGCCGACGACATCCACCTCAACGGGGTGGTCGAGAAGATCGCGGTGCCGTTCCTCGTCGTGCACGGGCAGAACGACCGGCAGATCCCGCTGCAGTACGCGCACCAGAGCTACGAGCAGGCGGTGAACTCGCCGAAGCGGGAACTGCGGGTGTTCACGCCCGACGAAGGCGCCACCGAGCACATCGGACTCGACCACCTCCCGCTCGTCAGCTCGTTCGTCGCCGACTGGGTCGCAGGCACCTTCGCCGAACTCGACGAGCGCTGACGCCACCCGACCCCGCAAGCACCGAGGAGACCAGCGTTGTCCGAGATCCTGCTGTCCCAGCTCGCCCACGTGGAGCTGTTGAGCCCCCGGCCCGACGAGACCGTGCGGTGGATGAAGGACGTCTTCGGCCTGGAGGAGACCACCCGAGAAGGGCAGTCCGTCTACCTGCGCGGCTGGGCCGAGTGGCTGCACTCCAGCCTCATCGTCACCGAGTCCGACCAGCCGGGCGTGGGCCGCATCGGCTGGCGCACCTACGGGCCCGAGGACCCCGAGACCATCGCGAAGCGGTTGGACGGCACCGACGAAGCCGTCGGCTGGGTCGACGACTGGCCTGGGCACGGCGCCACCTTCCAGTACCGCGCCCCGGAGGGACGTCACCTCCACGAGGTCTTCTGGGAGGTCGATCGCTACGAGGCACCAGAGGACCGGAAGGACCCGTGCATCAAGAACCGCCCGCAGCGGTACCCGGGCCGAGGGATCGGTGCTCGCTACCTCGACCACGTCACCGTTCCCACGCCGAACATGCGAGCCGACATCGACTTCTACACGCGGCTCGGCGCCCGGCACACGGCGCAGACCGAGGTGGAGCCCGGCTTCTCGGTGTTCTCCACGTTGACCTGCAACGGCATCCGTTCCACCCACGACCTGGCCCTGGTGCCCGACTTCAGCGGCATGACCGGACGAGCCCACCACATCGCGTTCCGCGTGGACCAGCGCCTCGACGTGGAGCGCGCTGCCGAGCAGTTCCTCGCGCACGACACCCCGATCGAGTTCGGCCCCGGCGTCCACGGCATCGACGAGATCACCTACCTCTACGTCCGCGAGCCCGGCGGTTTCCGCATGGAGATCAACGCCGGCGGGTGGGTCAACACCATGCCGGACTGGGAGACCACCACCTACGACGCGGCGGGCGGCAACCCCGGTCAGAGCCTCTACCGCAACGTCGACGCCCCCGCGGGCTTCCACGACGCCTGGCCGCTGCCCCCGACAGGAGCCGCCGAGCGGGAACGGGACACCATCGCCAGCGACCGGCTGCGCCCCTTCTACGGCAGCACCGCGGGGAGCGGGCGGTGAGCCCGTCCGCCGGGCAGTGACCACAGCTGCACTTCGGCGTGCCGGGCGGTCAGCGTCGGCCTACTGCTGTGCACTGCACTGCGCCCAGCCGCGGCACGGCGATGAGCGCCGGGTGGAGGTGGTGCGCTGAGCCGGCACGAGCGACGCAGTGCTGCAGCCGCGCGTGGACGTGGACTCGGCCCGCGGTAGTGCTCCACCACCGCTCCAGACGTCCGCGGTCCCCGTGGTTCGTGATGTGCCCGGCGTCATCGTCCGATCGTGTTGATCGACTTGCGCGGTGGGCAGTCCCGCTCAACGTCGCCTCACCTGTCTGAGTGCTCGAATCCTTCGATCGTGCGGGTGATTCCGGGACCACTTACGCTCGCCACGCGAGAACGAGCGGCTGCTGACGTCGGAGCAGGCTGGCGGACAACGTGGCGGTCGAACGCACAGGAGGGGTTCCATGTTCCTTCACCGGCAAGAGCTGCAGTTCAAGGCACAGCCGGACCAACCGGACGCGGTCTTCGCCCGCAAGCTGCAGGAAGTGCTCGGCGGTCAGTACGGCGAGATCACCGTGGCGATGCAGTACATGTTCCAGGGGTGGAACATGCACATCCCGGGCAAGTACCGCGACCTCGTCTTCGGCATCGCCGCGGAGGAGATCGGCCACGTCGAGATGCTGGCCACCATGATCGCGCAGCTGCTGGAGAAGGCGCTTCCTGGGCATCACCGACGAGGCGGTGCAGAAGGACCCGACCGTCGCGGCGGTCATCGGCGGCACCGACGTGCAGCACGCGATCGTCGCGGGTGCGGGTGCGCGGCCGGTGGACAGCATGGGCAACCCCTGGATGGGGTCCTACATCACGGCGAGCGGGAACCTGCTCGCCGACTTCACCTCGAACGCCAACGCGGAGATGCAGGGACGGGTGCAGGTCGCCCGGCTCTACCACATGACCGACGACAAGGGCGTGCGCGACCTGCTGTCCTTCCTGCTGGCCCGCGACACGATGCACCAGAACCAGTGGCTGGCCGCCGCAGCGGAGCTCCGCGAGGACGGCGCCGAGGAGATGCCGGTGCCCAGCAACTTCCCGCAGAGCAAGGAACACCGCGAGGTGTCCTACCAGTACCTGAACTTCAGCGACGGCCGGCACGCGTCCGAAGGCCGCTGGGCGTCCGGCCCGACACCGGACGGCAACGGGGAGTTCAGCTACCACGACGGACCCACCACGACGGCGCCCATGCCGCCGCCCACGCACCCGGACGCCCGCTTCTACGGCACCACGGAACTGTCCAACACGGCGGAGAAGATGGCCGGAACCGCCCAGGACAAGCTCAAGAAGGAGTGAACCGACGACCTCGCAGCCGTCCCTCCCATGACGTAGTCGGGTCCCTCGCGGTGGCCCGCCCGGTTCGCCGGGCGGGCCACCGTCGCGTTCTGCCGGGCGCAGTGGCGGCCGTCGGCCTGCAGCGAACCTGCTGTGGGTGCTGGCCGGCGCGGTGCTGATCGCTGCGGTGTCCGGGCGAGCGCGGAGCGTCCTGAGATCGCGCGTACCGGCCACGGTCGGTGAGTGACGTCCTCGGCGAGCGCGATCGCGGCACTTCCGCCGTCTACAGAGGACTCCCGGCCGGGTGATCACCTCGCGGGAGCCGAGTACGATCGGCCCTGGTTCGAGCTGGTCGGTGATCGACCACGCTCCCGCTGTCGGTGTGGGAGGGGAAGGATGTCCGGCATCGAGGTCCCGGCTCTGGCGGTGCTCGGTCCGTTGACCGTGACGGCGATCGTCGCTGTGTTCTGGCGGCTCCGCAGCCGCGGAGAGGTGACGGTGCCGCGGCTGACCGCGGGTGTAGCGGCCTGCTTGTGCGGTGCGACGGTGCTGGACCACACGCTGTTCCCCTTCACCATCGCGCCGGACGACAGCAGACCGTGGTACGTGTGGCTGAACGTCGTGCCGTTCACCGACCTCGTCGACGACCCCATCGGGATCGTGCTCAACGTGGCGCTGTTCGTGCCGGTGGGCCTCCTCATGCCGCTCGTCGTGCGCGTGCGGTCGGTGGGGAGCGCTCTGCTCCACGGGTTCCTCCTCAGCCTGGGCATCGAGGTCGTGCAGTTGGCCGGTGACCTCGCGGTGAGCACAGGCCGCGTCGCCGACGTCGACGACCTGATCGGCAACTCCGCCGGGGCCCTGATCGGCTACGCCGCCTTCCGGCTCGCGCTGCTCGTCCCGCCCCTCGCCCGAGCCGTCGAACTCGCGTCCTGGCACCCCGTCGCGGCCACAGCACGGCCGGAGGTCGGGGACCGCGGCGCGTGAAGCGTCATCGAGGCGATCTCCTCGGCGTCTACCTCTACGGCTGGAACCGGGTTGTCGCCGCGGGTCCACGTGCTCACCGGCATCCCGGTGTGCGTGGCCGGCGTCGCGTCGGCGTTCGTCGTCGTCGCGGCCAACGCCTGGATGAACCAGCCGCGCGGCTTCGACCTGGACGACGGTCGGGTCGTGGCGGTCCGCCCGTGGGCCGCGCTGTTCAACCCGGCCACGCCGCCGCAGACGGTCCACATGATCCTCGCGGCGTTCATGGTGGCCGGCTTCGGGATGGCGTCCGTGTACGCGGCGGCCATGCTGCGGGGACGCACGGACCGGTACCACCGGCTGGGCTTCGCGGTGCCGTTCACCGTCGCCGCGGTGCTGACCCCGGTGCAGATCGCCGTCGGTGACTGGGCGGCGAAGTTCCTGGCGATCAACCAGCCCGCGAAGCTCGCCGCGATCGAAGGGGTGTACGCCACCTCGCGCACCGTGCCGTTGAACGTCGGTGGTCTCTACCAGGACGGCGAGGTGCCGTACGCGCTGGAGATCCCGTACGGGCTGTCGCTGCTGGCGCACTGGGACCCGCACGCGCTCATCATCGGCTTGGACAGGTTCGCGCCTGAGGACCGGCCGCCGGTGAGCGTGGTGCACTGGTGTTCCAGGTGATGGTGGGCATCGGCGTGCTCCGGCTGCTGTTATGCCTCTGGTTCGCCCTGGCGTGGTGGCGCCGGCGCACCCTGCCCGCCTCGCGCTGGTTCTTGTGGGGTTCCGCGGCGTCGGGTGCGGCGGCCGCGGTCGCGCTCGAAGCCGACTGGATCACGACCGAGGTCGGGGCGGGTTCCTGGGACCTGCTGGCCGGCGGCCCGGTGTGGGAGGCCAACCACGTCTGGTTGATCTTCGTGATCGTGCTCTGCTGGTCCGGGTGCCCCGAGGTGTTCGCCTCGGTGACGTCGACGATGTACGTGCCGCTGACGCTCGTGGCCCTCGGCATGATCGCCCGCGGTTCCGCGTTCGCGTTCCGAAGGCCTCGACGGAGCTCGGGCACCGGCGCGCCTACGGCGCCTGCTTCGCGCTCTCCTCGGTGCTCACCCCGTTCTTCCTGGGCACCGTCGCCGGGGGCATCGCATCCGGGCGCGTGCCGCTGGGCATCGCCGCGGGTGACCTGGTCACCAGCTGGCTCAACCCGACCTCGTTCCTGGCCGGGACGCTGGCCGTCGGGATCACCGCCTACCTGGCGGCCGTGTACCTGTGCGCGGACGCCCGGCGCGAGGGTGCCGCGTCGCTGGCCGAAGAGTTCCGGTTGCGGGGCATCGTGACCGGTGCGATCACCGATGCCATCGCGCTGGCCGGGATCGCGGTGCTGCTCGTCGACTCGCCGGCCCCGTACGACGGGCTGGTCGGGCCCGGACTGCCGCTGGTCCTCCTCTCGGCCGTCGCCGGACTGGCCTCCGCGGCGTTGCTGCTGCGGCGCAGTTGCCTGGCGGCCTGGGGCTCCGCCGCGGTGGCGGTCATCGCGCTGCCGTGGGGCTGGGCGGTCGCCCAGTATCCGCTGGTCCTGTTGCCGGACACGACGATCGAGAGCGCCGCGGCGCAGCCGACCGTGCTGCACGCGGTGCTGGTGACGACGCTCATCGGCGCGGTCCTGCTGGTCCCGTCGTTGATGTGGATGTACGCGCTGTTCCAGCGGAACACCGGGTCGGTCGCCGGTCGCAGGTCCTAGTCCGTGCTCTTCTCGTGGCCTCCACGCATCCGCTCG
This region of Saccharopolyspora hordei genomic DNA includes:
- a CDS encoding VOC family protein, with amino-acid sequence MSEILLSQLAHVELLSPRPDETVRWMKDVFGLEETTREGQSVYLRGWAEWLHSSLIVTESDQPGVGRIGWRTYGPEDPETIAKRLDGTDEAVGWVDDWPGHGATFQYRAPEGRHLHEVFWEVDRYEAPEDRKDPCIKNRPQRYPGRGIGARYLDHVTVPTPNMRADIDFYTRLGARHTAQTEVEPGFSVFSTLTCNGIRSTHDLALVPDFSGMTGRAHHIAFRVDQRLDVERAAEQFLAHDTPIEFGPGVHGIDEITYLYVREPGGFRMEINAGGWVNTMPDWETTTYDAAGGNPGQSLYRNVDAPAGFHDAWPLPPTGAAERERDTIASDRLRPFYGSTAGSGR
- a CDS encoding VanZ family protein, whose amino-acid sequence is MSGIEVPALAVLGPLTVTAIVAVFWRLRSRGEVTVPRLTAGVAACLCGATVLDHTLFPFTIAPDDSRPWYVWLNVVPFTDLVDDPIGIVLNVALFVPVGLLMPLVVRVRSVGSALLHGFLLSLGIEVVQLAGDLAVSTGRVADVDDLIGNSAGALIGYAAFRLALLVPPLARAVELASWHPVAATARPEVGDRGA
- a CDS encoding alpha/beta hydrolase family protein — protein: MFEYFPGNYVWNLGVVAALNSGGLIDEVDRACRPIREIARKGEDVGTPDFLRAWTALTDQLVAQAELAERDGRTRTAGQTYFRATNYLCQTERMLARSDPDRVPTYRRVLELARKSFALRDPRVSRVEIPYGGTALPAYYSQAPAADEGPAPVVVLVNGLDSTKEHMYTSSHWEELAARGISCLMLDQPGTGESLRLRGLTARIDAEAWASAAVDWLQERPEVDAARIGIVGWSLGGYYAPRAAAFEERFALVVAWGANHDWGAVQRRRREREGERPVPHYWEHVLWVWGHDDLDTFLDFADDIHLNGVVEKIAVPFLVVHGQNDRQIPLQYAHQSYEQAVNSPKRELRVFTPDEGATEHIGLDHLPLVSSFVADWVAGTFAELDER
- a CDS encoding fumarylacetoacetate hydrolase family protein, which produces MRFATCEHRGEVFAGVLDREGEHLFAVPDGTTVLDLVRSGLPAALEAGRAALTGSAVPVDQVRWLPPLEPPTVRDFVAFEEHVDGVVASVSGRNGVVPEWYEAPTFYFTDPHALVGAHDDVPVPPGSREFDFELEVACVVGRDAASPAPNEVEIFGYTIFHDWSARDLQRREMEVGLGPAKGTDSATTLGPWLVTADELEPFRDAEGLLALEERVAVNGVEVGRDLLSNMGWPFEELVAYAGRGTHVRAGDVLGSGTCGNGGCLAELWGRSGTQQPPPLRPGDVVEMTVEGLGTTRNTVVESAALPPVLPPARVRPRHRERRP
- a CDS encoding cytochrome d ubiquinol oxidase subunit II, which gives rise to MLTPFFLGTVAGGIASGRVPLGIAAGDLVTSWLNPTSFLAGTLAVGITAYLAAVYLCADARREGAASLAEEFRLRGIVTGAITDAIALAGIAVLLVDSPAPYDGLVGPGLPLVLLSAVAGLASAALLLRRSCLAAWGSAAVAVIALPWGWAVAQYPLVLLPDTTIESAAAQPTVLHAVLVTTLIGAVLLVPSLMWMYALFQRNTGSVAGRRS